The Myroides phaeus DNA segment TCCAACAGCATCTTTTTCATCATAAGCTACATTGAAATCCCATTTCAAATCTTCAATGATTTCTTTAGCGATTTCTGGTAAACCATCTTTTTTAACCAATGGTAAGATAGTAGCTTTTGTAGGAGCTAATACAGCAGGTAATTTCAATACTGTTCTTGTACTTCCATCTTCTAAAGTTTCTTCTTGAAGAGATTTAGAGAAAATAGATAAGAACATACGGTCAAGACCTACAGATGTTTCTACTACGTAAGGAACATAAGAAGTGTTTGTTTCGTTGTCAAAGAATTGAAGTTTTTTACCTGAGAATTTCTCATGTGCTTTCAAGTCAAAGTCAGTACGAGAGTGAATACCTTCTAATTCTTTAAATCCGAATGGGAAGTTAAACTCGATATCAGTAGCAGCATTAGCATAGTGAGCTAATTTCTCGTGGTCGTGGAAACGGTAGTTTTCAGCTCCCATACCTAAAGATAAGTGCCATTTGTGACGAGTAGCTTTCCAGTACTCATAGTATTTCATTTCTTCTCCAGGTTTCACGAAGAATTGCATTTCCATTTGTTCAAATTCACGCATACGGAAGATGAATTGTCTTGCAACGATTTCGTTACGGAATGCTTTTCCTGTTTGAGCAATACCAAAAGGAATCTTCATACGTCCTGTTTTTTGAACGTTTAAGAAGTTTACGAAAATACCTTGAGCTGTTTCAGGACGTAAATATAAATCCATAGCAGAGTCAGCAGAAGCACCAAGCTTAGTACCAAACATCAAGTTGAATTGACGTACCTCAGTCCAGTTTTTAGAACCAGTTTCTGGGTCAGCAATTTCTAACTCTTCAATTAATGCTTTTACGTCAGCTAAATCTCCTGAGTCTAATCCACGAGCCATACGTTCTAAGATTTCTTTTTTCTTAGCTAAGTATTCTACAACTCTTGGGTTAGTTGCTACAAATTGTTCTTCGTCAAAAGATTCTCCAAAGCGTTTTTTAGCTTTTTCGATTTC contains these protein-coding regions:
- a CDS encoding glycine--tRNA ligase — translated: MAKQDDIFKNVISHAKEYGYIFPSSEIYDGLSAVYDYAQNGVELKRNIREYWWKSMVQMHENIVGIDASIFMHPTTWKASGHVDAFNDPLIDNKDSKKRYRADVLIEDYCEKLYQKAQKEIEKAKKRFGESFDEEQFVATNPRVVEYLAKKKEILERMARGLDSGDLADVKALIEELEIADPETGSKNWTEVRQFNLMFGTKLGASADSAMDLYLRPETAQGIFVNFLNVQKTGRMKIPFGIAQTGKAFRNEIVARQFIFRMREFEQMEMQFFVKPGEEMKYYEYWKATRHKWHLSLGMGAENYRFHDHEKLAHYANAATDIEFNFPFGFKELEGIHSRTDFDLKAHEKFSGKKLQFFDNETNTSYVPYVVETSVGLDRMFLSIFSKSLQEETLEDGSTRTVLKLPAVLAPTKATILPLVKKDGLPEIAKEIIEDLKWDFNVAYDEKDAVGRRYRRADALGTPFCITVDHQTLEDKTVTIRHRDTMKQDRVAIADLKNIINEEVSIKNWLKKMM